The DNA segment ACAAAATTCCTCGAGAACTACTGGATCTTCATCTTCTCCTGTCCCTACTCAATCAAGCAACCAAGGCTCTATACCGCATCAAAGTCCGAAGCAATCTTCCTCACCTCCCGACGATTTCATAAATCCAACAGCATCGATGTTTGCTCCAAAACCAACCTATGATGAACCTGCTCCTACGAGCAAATCTGCTGATCATTTGCCACCGGCTCCTTGGGATGTTCCGTCTAGTGGCAACCTCCCACCTCCACCTTCTAGGTATAACCAGAGGCAGCAATTTTTCAACCAACACAGTGCTCATGGTGGCGGCCACTCTCTCTCTAGCAGCGGCGGATCTGGTTCTTCTTATGATAGCTTAGTGGGGCACACTCAGAATCTCTCCATTAATTCACCGGTACCCACCAAGGAAGAAAAATCCGACGATGCGCTTTTCAAGGACCTGGTGGATTTTGCTAAATCCAAGTCGGCATCGCCTAAATCTAACCGCTCGTTCTGAGTTGGAGAGAATTGCTGGAGTGGTATgaattttaaattgatttgttttgaATTACATCATTGAGAGTATTGAATAAACGTGAATGGACCTCTTTCTATCATACTATTGACTTGAAAACGTAGTAGCTTCTGTATATCTGGATTATTTGTAGCCGAGATGAACACTTTCAGGGTTGAGTCTGTCGATGTATATTGAATTGTTTCTTTCTTGAACCGCGTCAGAACATTCAGCTATATGTATTATTCTGTTCTCTTCTATTGGTGGCATAGACCATTGGGCCTTTATATGTTTTGTGACAGTCCATTGTTATATCTCAATTGTTTTATTACATTGAAGCACGTGTTTGGAAATTTCCGACAAGTTCATCCATTAGATTTGAGAATGAGTTCCTTTCGGCTTCGTGCTTCTCTTGTAGGCTAATACTGACCAAATCAAGTAAAGACCCCGACAACCTGTCTGTAGTCTTTACACCGATGATTTGTGTAGACTTTATTTAAGATTCTCATTGTGAGTTTGCTCTCGTTTGGCGTAAATGATTAAATCAAGTTAACGTAAGCAACTCACACTAATGTAGAACGCTCAGTTTCTCCAGTGAAATGCAATCAAGCAGGAACACCGCAGCTGATGCACCAAATCGTGCATTGAATTGAAATGTTGTGTACAAGAATTGTTGATCAATAGTGCATCTGTTAatgcatataaaaaaaattcaaatgacTTCAAGAAACAGTTCGTCTATCAAATGGAGACTCGAATTTGAATTCCAATTGTTCATCCAACCGTTAGTCGAGAAGTTTCACTTGTAGCAGGTGGGAAGCTTCACATATCATGTATTCATGAGTTATAGCAGTATAGCAAATATAGCTTGAAAGATTGATTTTGTAGTGTCAGAATTTTCCTTGCTCGCGGATACGAATCCATTTATCTTCTCCACTCCTTTGCCCTGACAAATCATCATATTCGGCAGCAACTGTTACAGAAATTGTACTACGAAAGCTATTGAAATGGCATTTCTTTAAAGATCGAAGGAAACAAATGAGAGGTGCCAGTGGGAGATGATAGCATTGTTATCTATTTGTATGTAACACTAGTGTGTCACTTACCAGAACTGCATCCCTGAGGGGTCCCCAACATTCCATACGATTGTACTTCAACGAGCTCGAATGAAAATATACTCTAACTAGAGCATCCATCAATTCTTGATGATTTCTGAAGAGATCTGCATCTCCATAGAGCACAGCCTCAAGAACCTGGATATTATGTCAAATCGGACCCTTTTCAATGCTACTTAGACTCTGTCACTGATCTTGGGAAACAGAAATGAAATCCATGAACAACTTACCAGTGGCAATTCTTTGGAAAATATGTGGTATCTGAACTCTGCAGTCATTTCAGAGAAAGAATTTGGTCCACTCACATAACAGTGGACATTCAAGAACAAATTGCTATTCACTTCTGTCCATTCAGCTACAACATCATCTTTACTATACCACCCTTTTAGCTACATCAACAGAGGACACAAATGCTTCATACAGATGATGATTCTACATAGAAATAAAACTCATTGATGGGCCAAACCGGACCACTATGGTATAAAAGGCGATGTTACCTTGTCGCGGTGGATGATAGTCGAAATTGTTAACGTTAAATTAGCAGTAAAATCGCAGTGCGAAAGGGTGTAAGTTCTTGGCACAATTCTAGCTGGTGTGGCAACTTTTTCTCCCATAAACAAAACTTCTAGCTTTGATGCTTCAAATCTTGCCGGCGGACCTAGAAGCCTCGCTGCCTGTCAAGAAACATAAATCAAGAACTCTCATACAATCAAAACCTCGATGATACAGCATTACAATTAAAAACACAGATGAAGACTGAAACCCTCTGTgaagaaaatttacaatttcATGAGTAGTAGTTTATTTCGATCCAACGTGATTCCCTCCACATTTTTTTTGAGAGTAAAACACATATTCAGAtcccaaaacaaagaaacaaccAAAACACCAGCCATTTCTTGAAACTAGACAAATCAAGGGAAAAAAGGACCTGGAAAACAAGGGCATTGTAAGATGGTCTTGGATCACTCAACGTGTGGGGCAGAACAGCAGCAGTGACTGAGTTCTTGagttttcttggtgaaaatccACGGTAACAAAGCTGAGCCGCAACAGTACAACTGGCCATAGAATGCATAACACATTACTCATCCTCTCACAGCCGCATTCCTCCTTGAATCCTCCCAAGTCGTCCGCTAATTCTCCGCCGCCGCCACCCACATCTCACCGTGGAATATGTGAGCAAATCCCTTCGATGAAGGAGAGAAGGCACCAAGAATATGGGTATGTGGACAAGAAGAAAACACATGAAAATTTTCAAGTGGAACCATTTTTTTTCCGGGTTATGTGGGCCCACAAAATCCACCACCAACCAATGGCACGAGTCCATTTACGCCACATAAAAATGTATGGCGTGACGTGTCCAATTGAATTCCTGGGCCTGCCCTTTGGTCCAAGAAGCTATTTCTCCCTTGAGGCCCACTTACTCGAGGCCCGTTTCTATGGTAAAATGAAtacgaaataaaataatttattaataattttagaaAGAACCTAACATTGTTTGATTATTAAAACTTGGCCCACCACCGAGGGGAAAAGGTGCAATACTCCACCTAGGTCCAACTCCTCGTTGCCTAGAAAAGCCTCttttaatcaaatcattaaattaataattaatgtaCACAATATTCATTCTACTGTCTAGCGATCTGTTCCAGCTTCCCAAGCCCAGACCAATCCcattttatgtgttttcatACAATTGAATGATACAAAGGAAGATTTATTGATTCCATATATTGAATTTTAACCCCCTTAGACATTTAACATTTTCTTGTTGCCAAAAGATTTGACATTAACAAAATtcttggaaaatttataaatctcTCACGATTTTATTCTGAGTTCATTTATCAGTAATTAATGTATGtagtaataatataattaaaatcttATAAAATGGATCTACCATACATAGATTCATTTTACAAAATTGACATTTAACACAGTCtcatgagaatttttgtgaaaaaactATAACTTGATTGCGATATTTCTTTATTAGAAATCTGTCGAGCTCTTTTGGGCTCGTTTATGAGTAATTAATGTACGTACTAATAATAGAACTTAAAATCTTATAAAATGGATTTACTTAATAATATTTACCAAGTAAAGATTTTCAATGTTCCAACTCATTCAAGAacaatttggataaaaatcatAGTGTGGATCATTATGAAATCAAGCTTTAATTCGATCAATTCTCCCACTTCCCCCACCTCCTTTTCATGGGGCCATAGGGTAAATGAGGCACTTTtttacatgaaatattttaattctCTGGCATAGTACTACTGGCATTAATTATCGAAACTTCTTTTTGATCATCATGTTGATGCAAGGAATGGACAAAAAGTGTGAAGCTTCACCCTTTTGAACTGTGGGTTGTCCCCTAATCCAGTGCCTACTACTATTATCATAAGCCTTTCCCCCCCCTCATGTTCGCATGATTGAATTTCAAGAATCACAGGTGATCTGTTTATATCTTCTAGGTATATTTTATGGGAGCAATAAAAATGAGGCACGATTGTCTTGGGGATAACAATCTTTGTTGTTGCATGTGTATACAACATATATATGTGCTTGCACATAAAACTTTTCAGCTTTTGGGTTCCCCCGAAACCGGATTTCTACGGAAGAACATCAAATTTATCATCTAACTTATGTTAATTCAGATGAAAAATGTACAGGGAGAGTATTTGCTAGATATAAGTGTGCCCATGAACATAAACAAA comes from the Henckelia pumila isolate YLH828 chromosome 1, ASM3356847v2, whole genome shotgun sequence genome and includes:
- the LOC140875895 gene encoding magnesium dechelatase SGRL, chloroplastic translates to MHSMASCTVAAQLCYRGFSPRKLKNSVTAAVLPHTLSDPRPSYNALVFQAARLLGPPARFEASKLEVLFMGEKVATPARIVPRTYTLSHCDFTANLTLTISTIIHRDKLKGWYSKDDVVAEWTEVNSNLFLNVHCYVSGPNSFSEMTAEFRYHIFSKELPLVLEAVLYGDADLFRNHQELMDALVRVYFHSSSLKYNRMECWGPLRDAVLGKGVEKINGFVSASKENSDTTKSIFQAIFAILL